The Ruania halotolerans genome contains the following window.
CGTGCGTTCGGTGATCCGGTCCGGATGGAGTCGACCCTGCGCCACCTCTCGGCCGATCGAACGCACCGCATCGACGATCTCCGCCCGGCCGCCGTAGTTCACGCACATGGTCAGGGTGCAGGTGGTGTTGCCCGCCGTGAGTTGTTCGGCGGTCTCCAGTTCAGCGATCACCGAGCGCCACAGCCGCGGCCGCCGGCCAGCCCACCGCACCCGCACGCCCCAGTCGTTCATCTCGTCCCGACGGCGGCGCAGCACATCCCTGTTGAAGCCCATCAGGAAGCGCACCTCACTCGGTGATCGCTTCCAGTTCTCGGTGGAGAACGCGTAGGCACTGATATGGGAGATACCGAGCTCGATCGCCCCAGCCACGACGTCGAGGAGTACGGCTTCACCCGCGGCATGGCCCTGGTTGCGGGTCAACCCACGCGCATTCGCCCACCGGCCATTGCCGTCCATCACGATCGCCACATGTCGCGGCACCAGAGAGGCCGGGATCGACGGCGCCCGCTCACC
Protein-coding sequences here:
- a CDS encoding isoprenyl transferase, with the protein product MSARIPPPPHPSGERAPSIPASLVPRHVAIVMDGNGRWANARGLTRNQGHAAGEAVLLDVVAGAIELGISHISAYAFSTENWKRSPSEVRFLMGFNRDVLRRRRDEMNDWGVRVRWAGRRPRLWRSVIAELETAEQLTAGNTTCTLTMCVNYGGRAEIVDAVRSIGREVAQGRLHPDRITERTVARYLDEPDMPDVDLFLRTSGEQRISNFLLWQSAYAELAFVDKPWPDCDRRDLWRAAEEYARRDRRYGAAVDAPRST